The Streptococcus marmotae genome contains the following window.
ATAGAAAGAAAAATCGCTCCTGCTTGTAAGACAGAAGCTGGTAAGTTTTGTAATCCCAACATCAGGCGAACCTACTTTTCTGCAGATTTCTGGTCTTTTGTTTCTTTTGGGGGTTTGGGGTCTGGAAATTCCACTTTTTCGAGTGCGTCAAAAGAAGCAAATTCTTCTAACATTTTTTCTAAATCATCTTGTCGCTTGTATGTAACAGCCATGAAATACCTCCAAATAATGCTTGTTTGATAATGATAAGTCTATTATACTCTTTCTTCTGGAAAAATGCAGAATTTAGCCATTTTTAAAAGTTGAAAAGCAGGTGTTTCGTTTCGGGTTCTGGCTCAAATCATGGTATAATAACAGTATGAAAGATAGAATGAATGACTTAGTAAATCAGCTGAATCAATATGCAGATGCTTACTACCGATTAGACCGTCCAGTTGTCTCAGATGCTGAATATGATCAGCTCTATCGCGAATTGGTGGAGCTAGAGGAAGCACATCCTGATCTGGTCTTGCCAAACAGTCCTAGTCATCGTGTGGGTGGGAAACTCTTAGACGGTTTTAGCAAATACCAGCACGAATACCCTTTGTACAGCTTACAAGACGCCTTTTCCTTTGAAGAATTGGAAACCTTTGACCGCCGTATTCGTAAGGAATTTCCAAATGCAACCTATATTTGTGAATTAAAAATTGATGGCTTATCGATTTCGCTGACCTATGAGGCTGGTCAGTTGGTTGTAGGAGCTACTCGTGGAGATGGCAATATCGGTGAAAATATCACAGAAAATCTCAAACGAGTACAGGATATTCCCCTAACATTACCAGAAGACCTTGATATAACTGTCCGTGGCGAATGCTATATGCCCAAGGCTTCGTTTGATCGCATCAATCAGATTCGTCAAGAAGCTGGAGAAGTAGAATTTGCCAATCCACGAAATGCAGCAGCAGGGACCTTGCGCCAATTGGATACCAGAATCGTAGCTAAACGTGGTCTTGCGACCTTTTTATACCAAGAAGCCAGTCCGACAGAAGCAGATAGTCAGTCCCATGTTCTTGATAAATTGACCAAGCTAGGTTTTGTAACCAATCAGGATTACCATTTGGCAGAGACGATTCAAGATGTCTGGGACTTTATCCAAGACTTGGCTAGTCGGAGAGAGACCTTGCCCTATGACATTGACGGTGTTGTGATTAAGGTCAATAATCTGACTATTCAAGATGAATTAGGCTTTACGATTAAGGCACCGCGCTGGGCAATTGCCTATAAATTTCCTGCTGAAGAAAAAGAAGCAGAGATTCTATCGGTGGACTGGACAGTCGGTCGGACGGGCGTTGTAACCCCGACGGCTAATTTGACACCTGTTCAATTGGCAGGGACTACTGTGAGTCGTGCGACCTTGCACAATGTGGATTACATTGCTGAAAAAGATATTCGCCTGCATGATACGGTCATTGTCTATAAAGCGGGGGATATTATTCCAGCGGTTTTATCGGTTGTGGAAGCAAAGCGAGATCAGCAAGAACCCCTGATCATTCCAAGAGACTGTCCGAGTTGCCAGGGTGAGTTGAGGCACTATGAGGACGAGGTTGCTCTCCGTTGCATCAATCCACTTTGTCCTGCCCAGTTAAAAAGTAAATTAGAGCATTTTGCCAGTCGTGATGCCATGAATATTGCAGGGCTTGGCAGTTCGATTGTAGAAAAACTCTTTTCTGCCAATCTAGTCCATGATGTGGCAGATATTTACCGCCTATCTGTTGAGGATTTATTGACCTTAGAAGGCTTTAAAGAGAAGTCGGCCACAAAACTGCATCAAGCGATTCAGGCTTCAAAGACCCATTCGGCAGAGCGACTTTTGTTTGGCTTAGGCATTCGTCATGTCGGCAGCAAGGCTAGTAAGATCTTATTAGAAACCTTTACCTCGATTCCCAATCTTGCCAAAGCTGATTTGGAGGAGATTGCAACACTTGAAGGAATAGGAGCTGTTATTGCCCAGTCTGTAACGAGTTATTTTGCAAGCGAAGGGGCTAAGGTCTTAGTAGCAGAATTGGAACTGCTAGGAGTCAATCTTACCTACCTTGGTCACAGTCTTGCAACAGATGCTCTCTTATCTGGTATGACCATTGTCTTGACTGGAAAATTAGAGCGCCTCAAGCGGAGCGAGGCCAAGGCTAAACTGGAGAGTTTGGGAGCGACTGTTACAGGATCTGTCTCGAAAAAAACAGATCTTGTAGTAGCAGGTAGTGATGCAGGCAGTAAATTAACAAAGGCACAAGAATTGGGCATTGAGGTAAAAGACGAGGCCTGGTTAGAAAGTCTATAGGTGCATATATGGAACAAAGAAAACGAGCGCGATTGATTTATAATCCTGTTTCCGGTCAGGAAATTATGAAGAAAAATGTAGCAGAAGTACTGCACATTTTAGAAGGTTTTGGCTATGAAACCTCTGCTTTTCAAACAAGTCCTGAACAAGATTCAGCGAAAAATGAAGCGACCAGAGCAGCTGAAGCAGGTTTTGACTTGGTGATTGCTGCTGGCGGAGATGGAACGATTAACGAAGTGGTGAATGGGCTTGCCTTTCTCCCCAAACGTCCGCAGATGGCCATTATTCCAACTGGCACAACCAATGATTACGCAAGGGCCCTAAAAATTCCTAGGGGAAATCCAGTTGAGGCAGCAAAGGTTATTGGGAAGCAACAGACGATTTTAATGGACATTGGTCTTGCGAAAAATCAACAGTCTGGAGACAATTATTTTATCAATATTGCCGCTGCAGGGACCTTGACAGAATTAACCTATAGCGTTCCGAGCCAACTCAAGACAATTTTTGGTTACCTCGCCTATGTGGTAAAGGGAGCAGAATTACTCCCACAAGTTCAGTTTACTCCTGTTCGTGTAGCCTATGACGAAGGCGTTTTTGAAGGAAAAATCTCTATGATTTTTGTCGCCTTAACCAATTCGATTGGCGGTTTTGAGCAGATTGTGCCGGATGCTAAGTTGGATGATGGTATGTTTACCTTGATTATGGTAAAGACAGGCAATCTCTTTGAGATTCTGCACTTGATTCGTCTCGTTATTGACGGAGGAAAGCATGTTGACAGCGATAAGATTGAATACATCAAGACCCGTCAGCTAACGATTGAATCCTTGGATAGCGACAATCGCATGATGTTAAATCTCGATGGTGAATATGGAGGGGATGCTCCAGTTGAGCTGATTAATCTGGCAAATCATATTGAATTTTTCGCTGATACAGACAAGGTGGCAGATGAGGCTATTACCCTTGATACAGATGAACTAAATCGAGAAGATATGACCAAACGCTTTATTGCGGAAACAGATCAATTAGATGAAAGCATATAAATAGGAAGAAAAGATAAATTGTCTTTTCTTTTTTTACAAGCGAACAATAGAAAACGCTTTCAAATACTGTCTTTTCTTGACAAAAGCATTTTTTAGGAGTATCCTATCATGGTATAAAAATTTAAAAGGAGAATTAAAAATGGATGTATCTGCATTAGCTTTAGGTGTTGCCTGTTTAGGTGTTAGTGTTGGTGAGGGATTACTGGTTGCAAGCTATCTTAGTTCAACAGCACGTCAACCTGAATTACAAAGCAAACTAATGACAGGAGTATTCATGGGCGTAGCCTTCATTGAGGGTACTTTCTTCGTAACCCTTGCGATGACATTGTTCTTGCGTGGATAAGGAATACCTCAGAATCATTAGAAAGGGGGAGTAATCGTGGAAGGAACTGCAGCTCCAACAATTACTCTAGGTCCTGTAACCTTTGATGTAACCATGGTCATTGTTACAATGGTTACGATTACCATTATATTTTTACTTGTATTTTGGGCCAGTCGCAGCATGACGTTGAAGCCAAAGGGCAAGCAAAATGTATTGGAATACGTCTATGAGTTGACAATCAATTTTACAAAAGGAAATTTGGGTGATATCGAGTCAAAGAGATATGCTCTTTACTTCTTTACACTCTTTCTATTTCTCTTGCTAGCAAATAATTTAGGACTGATGACAAAATTAGAATCATCAGAGGGTGTGAATTTCTGGACTTCTCCAACCTCTAATATGGCTTATGACTTTGGTTTGGCCATTATGGCAGTTGTTTTCTGTCACGTAGAAGGGATTCGTCGCCAAGGGTTTAAAAATTATTTAAAAGCTTTTGTAACCCCTTGGGCAATGGCTCCGATGAATATTTTGGAAGAAGTGACGAACGTAGCTTCTCTTGCACTTCGTTTGTACGGAAATATCTTTGCCGGTGAAATTTTGGTAACCCTATTGGTACAGATGTCACAAAAAAGTGCGTTTGCTTATCCCATTGCCTTCCTATTGAATGTCATCTGGACTGGTTTTTCGGTCTTTATTTCCTGCTTACAAGCCTATGTGTTTGTGATGCTGGTTTCGATGTATTTAAATAAGAAAATTCAAGGTGAAGGTGAATAGGAAAGGATGTAGGTATTCATGATTACAGGACTAAGTATAAATAGTACCATGCTTGGTAATTTTATTCTGGTTACGGCTTCTTTTGCCGTATTGATTGTGGCAATTCGCCTCTTCGCATGGGATAAAATTACAGGTATTTTTGAAGAACGTGCTGCGAAAATTTCAGGAGATATTGATGCAGCAGAAGAAAAATTAGCAGAAGCCTCAGATCTTGTTCAACAACGAGAACAGGAGTTGGCACAAGGCCGTGTAGAAGGACAAAAGATTGTTCAAGATGCTGTTGACCGTGCAAAGCTAGAGAAAAAACGCATTTTGGAACAAGCTGAAGTGGAGATCGAAGCCTTGAAAAAGAAAGCCGATTTGGAAATTGAAGCTGAGAAGCGAGAAGCTCAGGAGAAATTGCACATTCAAGTTGCCGATTTGGCAGTTGATTTGGCGAGCAAAATTATCTTAGAGGATTTGGATCAGCAAGCGCATAGCGAATTGATTAGTCGCTATATTGATAGGCTAGGAGAAGAATAATGAATGCTAGAGAAACTGCCTTGGTGCAAAAATATGCTCAATCATTCGTTGATAAGGTATATGATCGCGAGGATGTCTGGACGATTTATGACCAAATCTCGGCTATTCTCACGGTTATTCAAGATAGTAAATTAAATCGAATTCTCTTATCTGCAACGGTTTCTCATGCTGAAAAGGCTGAATTTGTTCATGCGATTCGCCAATCAACCTACCGAGAAGTCAATGACATGATTGAAGCTGTAGCGCGTGACGGTCATGCTGATTTGCTCGTTGAAACGCTAGAAGCAGCCCTGCGGTTGATCAGCAAGAGCAAGCAAGAGTTTGATGCCCATATTGTATCTGTCTATCCATTGACAGAGGAACAAAAAGAAAAGGTGCGTCATCTGGTAGAAAATCGTTTTTCGTTGAAAGTTCGTCATATTATAGAAGAAATTGACAGAGAAGTTTTGGGTGGCTTTATCGTAACAGTCAACCACAAGGTTATCGATGCCAGTGTGCGGACGCAATTGAAAGAAATTCGAAATAGACTTTAGAAAATAGAAAGTGGTGTTCTTTTGGTGATTAATGCACAAGAAATTAGCGCTTTACTAAAACAACAAATTGAAGGGTTTCAGCCCGATTTTGACTATACAGAGACGGGAGTTGTAACTTATATTGGTGACGGGATTGCCCGTGCTCACGGATTGGATAATGCCATGAGTGGAGAGCTTCT
Protein-coding sequences here:
- a CDS encoding F0F1 ATP synthase subunit C, whose product is MDVSALALGVACLGVSVGEGLLVASYLSSTARQPELQSKLMTGVFMGVAFIEGTFFVTLAMTLFLRG
- a CDS encoding SPJ_0845 family protein gives rise to the protein MAVTYKRQDDLEKMLEEFASFDALEKVEFPDPKPPKETKDQKSAEK
- a CDS encoding diacylglycerol kinase family lipid kinase yields the protein MEQRKRARLIYNPVSGQEIMKKNVAEVLHILEGFGYETSAFQTSPEQDSAKNEATRAAEAGFDLVIAAGGDGTINEVVNGLAFLPKRPQMAIIPTGTTNDYARALKIPRGNPVEAAKVIGKQQTILMDIGLAKNQQSGDNYFINIAAAGTLTELTYSVPSQLKTIFGYLAYVVKGAELLPQVQFTPVRVAYDEGVFEGKISMIFVALTNSIGGFEQIVPDAKLDDGMFTLIMVKTGNLFEILHLIRLVIDGGKHVDSDKIEYIKTRQLTIESLDSDNRMMLNLDGEYGGDAPVELINLANHIEFFADTDKVADEAITLDTDELNREDMTKRFIAETDQLDESI
- the atpF gene encoding F0F1 ATP synthase subunit B — protein: MITGLSINSTMLGNFILVTASFAVLIVAIRLFAWDKITGIFEERAAKISGDIDAAEEKLAEASDLVQQREQELAQGRVEGQKIVQDAVDRAKLEKKRILEQAEVEIEALKKKADLEIEAEKREAQEKLHIQVADLAVDLASKIILEDLDQQAHSELISRYIDRLGEE
- a CDS encoding F0F1 ATP synthase subunit delta gives rise to the protein MNARETALVQKYAQSFVDKVYDREDVWTIYDQISAILTVIQDSKLNRILLSATVSHAEKAEFVHAIRQSTYREVNDMIEAVARDGHADLLVETLEAALRLISKSKQEFDAHIVSVYPLTEEQKEKVRHLVENRFSLKVRHIIEEIDREVLGGFIVTVNHKVIDASVRTQLKEIRNRL
- the ligA gene encoding NAD-dependent DNA ligase LigA, whose protein sequence is MKDRMNDLVNQLNQYADAYYRLDRPVVSDAEYDQLYRELVELEEAHPDLVLPNSPSHRVGGKLLDGFSKYQHEYPLYSLQDAFSFEELETFDRRIRKEFPNATYICELKIDGLSISLTYEAGQLVVGATRGDGNIGENITENLKRVQDIPLTLPEDLDITVRGECYMPKASFDRINQIRQEAGEVEFANPRNAAAGTLRQLDTRIVAKRGLATFLYQEASPTEADSQSHVLDKLTKLGFVTNQDYHLAETIQDVWDFIQDLASRRETLPYDIDGVVIKVNNLTIQDELGFTIKAPRWAIAYKFPAEEKEAEILSVDWTVGRTGVVTPTANLTPVQLAGTTVSRATLHNVDYIAEKDIRLHDTVIVYKAGDIIPAVLSVVEAKRDQQEPLIIPRDCPSCQGELRHYEDEVALRCINPLCPAQLKSKLEHFASRDAMNIAGLGSSIVEKLFSANLVHDVADIYRLSVEDLLTLEGFKEKSATKLHQAIQASKTHSAERLLFGLGIRHVGSKASKILLETFTSIPNLAKADLEEIATLEGIGAVIAQSVTSYFASEGAKVLVAELELLGVNLTYLGHSLATDALLSGMTIVLTGKLERLKRSEAKAKLESLGATVTGSVSKKTDLVVAGSDAGSKLTKAQELGIEVKDEAWLESL
- the atpB gene encoding F0F1 ATP synthase subunit A, coding for MEGTAAPTITLGPVTFDVTMVIVTMVTITIIFLLVFWASRSMTLKPKGKQNVLEYVYELTINFTKGNLGDIESKRYALYFFTLFLFLLLANNLGLMTKLESSEGVNFWTSPTSNMAYDFGLAIMAVVFCHVEGIRRQGFKNYLKAFVTPWAMAPMNILEEVTNVASLALRLYGNIFAGEILVTLLVQMSQKSAFAYPIAFLLNVIWTGFSVFISCLQAYVFVMLVSMYLNKKIQGEGE